A region of the Cupriavidus taiwanensis genome:
ATATGATGCGGCGAACAATCAAGCGATCGGCTCGCGTGAAAAAAAGCCGTCCCGAGGAACGGCTATCAAGTTGCGGAGACACCGCAGAAGAATCGCGTCATATGCCGCCTTAAATCATGCTGCTCGTGCAAAACGGCGCCTGCGCCGCCTTACTTGCCTTCCTTACCTTACCCCTGGCAAGGATAGGAAGTGGGATCAGCACAAGTACATGCCGCTAACATTTCCCACCGTTTCCTTCCTTCAGGAGATGTTCCTTAAGACTGGCATCTCTTCGTTGTTCTCGCTTACGAATGCGTCATCCCCTTCCAAGACCTTGCGTGCTTTCGAAAGGTCGAGGTGGCCTTCCCATGCAGCAATGGCTACTGCCCCTACGCAGTTGCCGATCAGGTTAAGTGCCACCCGGAAGAAGCCCATTAGCTTGTCCACCGACAAGATCAGCGCCACGCCCAGTACGGGGATTGCAGGGATGGCAGTCAACGTTGCTGCGAGCACGACGGTCGCTGACCCTGGGATTCCATGCGCGCCCTTGGACGTCAACAGGGAAACAAGAAGAATCAGAGCCAGGGTGCCGCCTTCCAACGGCGTGTTGGTCGCCTGCGCGATGAAAATAACGGCGCACGTCAGCCAAATCGAAAAACCGTCGAGGTTAAACGAATATCCCGTTGGAATAACGAGTCCAACCGTCGTTTCCTTCACGCCGAGGTGGCGAAGCTTTGCCATCACAAGCGGCATCACAGCATCGGACGAACTGGAGCCCAGGGCAATGAGCACTTCGCTCTTCAGGTATGCGATGAACTTGAACAAGCTGAGGCCGGAAAGGCGCATCACCAGGCCCAAGACCAGGAAGAGGAAGAGTGCGCACGCTGCATAGTACGTCAGGACTAGCTGACCGAGCTGTTGAATCGTCGTGAAGCCGAATTTTCCTACCGTGAATGCCATCGCCCCTGCAACGCCAAGCGGCGACAGACGAACAATGAAGCCAACGACACGAAAAAGGACTTCGGAGAGGCTGTCCATCAGTTGACCAACCATCCTTCCTTTTTCACCGGCGACCTGAAGCGCGCAGCCGAACAGGACTGCAATCAAAAGCACCTGCAGAATGTCGCCCTTCGCAAAAGCCGAAAGGAAAGTGGAGGGAATGATGTTCAGCAGAAAGCTCTTTACGTCCGAAACGTGAGAGGCATTCTCAACGAAGGTTTGTATCGACTTCGGATCCAAAGTGGACACGTCGATATTCATACCCACGCCAGGTTTCAAAACGTACGTGATGAAAACCCCAATCAGTAGCGCAATTGTTGTGACAATTTCAAAATAGATAATTGTCTTGAGCGCTACACGTCCCGCGGTCTTTAGATCCCCTGCGTGCAGAATCCCGGTTACGACAAAACAGAACACAATGGGCGCAAGCATCATCTTGATGAGCTTGATGAAGCCTTCTGCCAGCGGTAGCAGTTGTACCCCGAAGGATGGGTACACGATGCCAATAAGCGCGCCAACTGCAAATCCCAAGAGAACCTGGATATGTAACTTCTTTAGTTGCTTAAACACAATTTATCTCCACCATCCGCCTTGAAGCCGTCGTTGATTCCGACGGTCTTCGCTGCTGTTCCTTACTTCTCTGCGGCGCTGCAATCGAAGATTGCATGATCCATTCCCTGCCCGAACGCGGGAATGACGGGTCGCACGTCCTCTGAAAGCACAAACTTGTCGCAGTT
Encoded here:
- the dctA gene encoding C4-dicarboxylate transporter DctA; translation: MFKQLKKLHIQVLLGFAVGALIGIVYPSFGVQLLPLAEGFIKLIKMMLAPIVFCFVVTGILHAGDLKTAGRVALKTIIYFEIVTTIALLIGVFITYVLKPGVGMNIDVSTLDPKSIQTFVENASHVSDVKSFLLNIIPSTFLSAFAKGDILQVLLIAVLFGCALQVAGEKGRMVGQLMDSLSEVLFRVVGFIVRLSPLGVAGAMAFTVGKFGFTTIQQLGQLVLTYYAACALFLFLVLGLVMRLSGLSLFKFIAYLKSEVLIALGSSSSDAVMPLVMAKLRHLGVKETTVGLVIPTGYSFNLDGFSIWLTCAVIFIAQATNTPLEGGTLALILLVSLLTSKGAHGIPGSATVVLAATLTAIPAIPVLGVALILSVDKLMGFFRVALNLIGNCVGAVAIAAWEGHLDLSKARKVLEGDDAFVSENNEEMPVLRNIS